CAGCCTCAGAAAGCTTGTGTTTGTTAACGATTTCAGTTTTTTGTTCTTTTACGATTGCCATAGTGGACCCGCTCCTATCATGCCATTTCGCTCCTTGTAAAGGAAAAAGTAGGAGCCTTTCTCAAAAAATCCCTCATATGCCAGAAGCCGCCTTTGGTGTTTTTCGTGTTCTTGAAACCGAAAATAATCTGGGGGCTCATTTTTATGAAGGAAAAGGTTATTGTTCCATATCTTTCAAGTGCTTAACTAAATATTCTTCAAGTTGTTTTTTTGCCTCTTCAAGCGAGCAGGTGAAGGTACAACCTGCAGCATGCACATGTCCGCCACCGTTGAAGTGTTTCGCGAGATTCGAGATATCAATCCCTTCACCAGAACGAAGGCTCACCCTTATTTTTCCGTCTTCCATTTCGCGAAACAGCATGCTTACCTGCACCCCTTTTACCGAACGCGGATAATGCGAAAATTCTTCAGCAAGCTCCATGTGGGCGCACGTTTTGCGCAGCATTTCTTGTGTCACTTCCATCGTTGCGTAGTGATACTGATGATTTATGTTCAAGCTTGAAAGTGAAGCTGCCAGCAAATGGAACCGCGATTCGGGATGGCTTGCATCAAGCTCCTCGGAAACCCGCACTGCACTTGCACCAGCTTCAAGCAGTCGAGCTGCAAGTCGCATGACTTGTGCTGTGGTGTTTGAGTGCCGAAAAAATCCGGTATCTACAACGAGAGTGCAGTAAAGGCATTGTGCCATTTCGGGAGTAAGTTCAATTCTCATCGCCTCAAACAGACTCGCGAGGATTTCACCCGTTGAGGCCGCATCAGGCAGTACAATTTCGTGCTTCGCATCGGTGCCATCAACATGGTGATGGTCGACGCAAAACGTAAGTTTGGTTTGAGGCAAAGTGTTGAACTCACCTCCAACACGATTGAAACGCGCGCAATCAAGCACCACAATGCTATCGTATTCATTTTCATGTGGAACCGTTTGCAACACTTGTTCTGAACCAGGAAGAAAATGAAGATTGTCGGGAACACCGTCACGGTTATAGATGAAACACTTTTTTCCAAGCTGACGAAGCGCGTGCATAAAGGCTAACGAAGAACCAATGGCATCACCATCGGGAGAAGCGTGAGAGCCCACAAGGAAGGTGTTCCCCTGTTCAAGCGCTTTGATAAAGGAGGAAAAATCGGTCATGGATGAGCCTCGACTGAATTCATCAGCTGGGTAATGCGATCCATTTCATCGAAGCTATCGTCGTAGAAAAATTTCATTTCGGGAACGTATTTGAGGTTCATGTTTTTCCCTACAACACGTTTCAAATATCCCGATGCACTCACAAAACCGTGAATGGCTTTTTCTATTTTTCTTTTGGTAGCCTCAAGCATGTGAAAATAAACTCTGGCTTGGCGAAGATCTTTGGTAGCAATAACTTTTGTCACCATCACACCATCAAGGCGTGAATCAGAAAGTTCAAGAAGACAAGCGCTGGCAAGAATTTCTTTCAGCTGCTCGGCAACTCGTTCGGGTCTGCTATAAGGAAGGGTTTTCGTTAATTTCATATTTTCTCTTTTAGTACGTTAAGATATCTACTTCTTCATCTAAAACTTGAGCATCACCTTGTTCAAGAATGAGGTCGATAATGGCGCTTGTGGCAGATTCTACCTCGCCCAATTCCGCGCCAACAATGGCGTAGCCAAGCTCAAGCATTTGTTCCTCTTCCAAGCACCCTACTTCTGCAAGAGGAAGATTGAAGCTTTCAAGCACAATCTCTTCTGAACGTTTGAAAAATTCTTGTTTCTCATCAAACGATTCACACGCTGGAAGATGCAATTTTAATTTTACGATGCCTACGTACATTAGTCTAATTTCGCCCTTGTCTCTTCAATGATGAAGGCTTCAATCATATCGCCTTCTTTAATGTCGTTGAAGTTTTCGATGCCGATACCGCATTCGAAGTTTTCTTTCACTTCTTTGGCATCATCTTTAAATCGTTTGAGTGAGCTGATGTTTCCTTCGTATACAATAGTTTGATCACGTAAAACTCTGCCTTTTGCATTGCGCTGAATTTTTCCACTCACGACATAGCAACCTGCAATTTGGCCAATTTTTGAAACTTGGAATACCTGTCTTACTTCTGCCATACCAATACTTTTTTCGGTACGATCTGGTTCCAACAACCCTTCCATGGCGAGTCTTACTTCGTCAATCATTTCGTAAATAATGCGATACACTTTTATGGTTACGCCATTTTTTTGTGCCGCTTCTCTTGCTTTTGCATCGGCTTGAACATTGAAACCAACAACCAATGCTCTTGAAGCAGAAGCAAGCATGACATCACTTTCGGTGATTCCACCTACACCTTTGTGCAAGATTCTTAGCTTCACTTTCTCGGTAGAAAGTTTGCCCAGAGAATCGGCAACGGCTTCTATGCTGCCGTGAACATCCGCTTTAATCACAATGGCAAGCTCTTCAGCCTCACCCATGGTAATTCTGCGTTGTAAATCTTCAAGCGTTGAAGCTGATCCTGCAAATAAACCTTCTTTTCGTTTTTTATCTGCTCTTGTTTCAGCAACGAGTTTTGCTTTTTGTTCACTTTCAACTACAAACACTTCGTCACCAGCATCTGGAACACCATTCAAACCTTGAATTTCAACTGGGGTTGATGGGCCGGCTGATTTCAGCAGTTTTCCATTTTCATCACGCATCACACGCACTTTTCCAGAAAATGTTCCAGAAACAATAAAGTCGCCTGTTTTGAGCGTACCTTCTTGTACCAGCACTGTTGCAACAGGGCCTCTGCCTTTGTCGAGTTTTGCCTCGATGGTAAAACCCTTCGCCCGGAAACCAGTGTCAGCCTTGAGTTCTGCAACTTCAGCTTGAAGCAAAATCATTTCTAAAATTTTGTCGAGGCCTTCACCTGTATGCGCTGAGGTAGGAACGCAAATAACATCTCCGCCCCATTCTTCTGGCACAAGTGAATGCTCGGTCAATTCTTGCATTACTCTCTTTGGATTTGCATCGGGCTTATCCATTTTGTTGATGGCCACGATGATGGGAACGTTGGCTGCCTTTGCGTGGTCGATAGCTTCAATGGTTTGCGGCATCACACCATCATCAGCTGCAACAACCAGAATAACAATATCAGTCACTTGTGCACCGCGCGCTCGCATTTGGGTGAAAGCTGCGTGGCCCGGAGTATCAATAAAAGTGATGAGGTGCTCATTGTGCTTCACCTGATAAGCACCAATGTGCTGGGTAATTCCGCCTGCTTCTTTTGCGGTAATATTGGTTTTGCGAATAGCATCAAGCAAAGAAGTTTTTCCGTGATCAACATGTCCCATCACCGTTGCAACTGGTGGGCGCGGAGTAAGATGTTGTGAAGCTGCATGTGCTTCAGGCGCACCTAAAATATCTTCTTCGTTAAAGCCTACATTTTCAACGGTGTATCCATATTCACCGGCAATCAACATGGCCGTTTCTGTTTCTACTCTTTGATTGGCTGTGATCATCACTCCAAGGTCCATCAACTTTTTAATAAGTTCGCCCGTTTTGATACCGGTAGCTTGCGAAAGACCCGAAACCGTAATGCCATCTTCGATGCGAATGACTTTTTTTATCGCTTTTGGTTGGGTAACAACTGTTTTCTTTCCTTCTTTCTTTTTATTTCGTCGTCTGTTTGCAGCCATGCCGGGTTGAAACACTCTGTCGGGAACTGCTTTAGCAGCAGGTGTTTCCGGTTCATCAACGCGAACAATATCGGCATAACGTCGAAGTCCACCAGCGCGCTGGATGGAATCCATTTCAATTTCCTCTTTGCTTCGTCTGCGTTTATTGGCGCGAGGAATAAGTTCTTTTTCTTTGGCGTTTTCTTTCCAGGTGGAAGTGAGCGCTTCAGGAGTTTTATCTAAATCGATGCGACCAACCACTCCAATTTTTCGTTCTTCAGGACTTAAATCTTCTTTTTGTGAGAGAATTTTATCAGCCGATTTTTCATCAATCTCTACAACAGGTTCTACAGCAGACTCAGCTACAGCAGGGGTTTCCGGAGAAGGCTCTTGAACAATTTGAGTTTTTATTTTTTCTTCTACAGCTTCAGTTTCTTGTTTTGCCTCAAGAACTTCAGGTGCTTTCGTTTCTTCCGGCTTTGGCGCAACAACTTTTGCCCGACGCCGAATAACCGTTGGCTTCACCCGTTTTTCAACAACCTGAACGGTAGATTGTTCGCTTCCGTTTTCTTTGTCAGTATGAACTGTCATAGTTTTTCCTTACTTCGTACATGCTTAAAAATCGTTAGGTGTTTACACTTCTTCTGTTTTTGATTCAAGTTCCGCGGGTTCAGCTTCTTCTTCAAGAACAGTTTCTTCTTCGGCCGCTTTTGCTGCTTGCTCTGCTGCTCTTTCTGCAGCTTGCTTTGCAGCGAGTTCAGCTTCTTTTCTTGCCACTTCTTCTTCGGCGCGCAGAAGCTTCATCATCATCTGATCTGTGGATTTACCATCAGCCACAGCCTGCTTTGCAAGCACTTTTATTTTGTTCAAGTTTTCTTCACCAATACCAGGAACTTGTGCAAATTCTTCATCAGTTGCGCTGGCAATGTCTTCAAAACTTCTGAAGGAGTGTGAGTATAAAACCATGGAAGTAGAATCATCCACGCCCAACACTTCGCTTAAAACTTTTCTAGCTCTTGCGGCAATGGCTTCAATTTTAGTTTCGCTAAACACATCGATGTTCCATGCCGTAAGCTGAGCTGCAAGACGAACGTTTTGTCCACGTCGCCCAATAGCAAGTGAAAGCTGATCATCTGGAACAACCACTTCCATAGAATGTTCACGATCACGGATAATCACTTTTGCCACTTCTGCTGGAGCAATGGCATTACACACAAAGCGCGCTGGATCTTCATCCCACGTTACGATGTCAATTTTTTCGCCTTTAAGTTCGGCCACTACGTTTTGAACGCGCGAGCCTTTCATTCCAACACAGGCT
This region of Deltaproteobacteria bacterium CG11_big_fil_rev_8_21_14_0_20_42_23 genomic DNA includes:
- the rbfA gene encoding ribosome-binding factor A gives rise to the protein MKLTKTLPYSRPERVAEQLKEILASACLLELSDSRLDGVMVTKVIATKDLRQARVYFHMLEATKRKIEKAIHGFVSASGYLKRVVGKNMNLKYVPEMKFFYDDSFDEMDRITQLMNSVEAHP
- a CDS encoding translation initiation factor IF-2; the protein is MTVHTDKENGSEQSTVQVVEKRVKPTVIRRRAKVVAPKPEETKAPEVLEAKQETEAVEEKIKTQIVQEPSPETPAVAESAVEPVVEIDEKSADKILSQKEDLSPEERKIGVVGRIDLDKTPEALTSTWKENAKEKELIPRANKRRRSKEEIEMDSIQRAGGLRRYADIVRVDEPETPAAKAVPDRVFQPGMAANRRRNKKKEGKKTVVTQPKAIKKVIRIEDGITVSGLSQATGIKTGELIKKLMDLGVMITANQRVETETAMLIAGEYGYTVENVGFNEEDILGAPEAHAASQHLTPRPPVATVMGHVDHGKTSLLDAIRKTNITAKEAGGITQHIGAYQVKHNEHLITFIDTPGHAAFTQMRARGAQVTDIVILVVAADDGVMPQTIEAIDHAKAANVPIIVAINKMDKPDANPKRVMQELTEHSLVPEEWGGDVICVPTSAHTGEGLDKILEMILLQAEVAELKADTGFRAKGFTIEAKLDKGRGPVATVLVQEGTLKTGDFIVSGTFSGKVRVMRDENGKLLKSAGPSTPVEIQGLNGVPDAGDEVFVVESEQKAKLVAETRADKKRKEGLFAGSASTLEDLQRRITMGEAEELAIVIKADVHGSIEAVADSLGKLSTEKVKLRILHKGVGGITESDVMLASASRALVVGFNVQADAKAREAAQKNGVTIKVYRIIYEMIDEVRLAMEGLLEPDRTEKSIGMAEVRQVFQVSKIGQIAGCYVVSGKIQRNAKGRVLRDQTIVYEGNISSLKRFKDDAKEVKENFECGIGIENFNDIKEGDMIEAFIIEETRAKLD